The stretch of DNA TGTGAATAAGATTAGTGGAGAAGTAGGGAAGGAGATGGCTTACAGAGGCATTAGCGCACAAAGTGCTCATTAAAGCACATGCGGTGTCAATAAGGGGGAAAGAGGTGCCTTGTGAGGCAGGCTCAATCTGAAAGAGATGGCAAAGTCACTTCTAATAAAAGAAGCCTTTTATGCACATGGGAAATAAAAGCAATAGGGGTCTGATTCTTCAGCCTCCAGGGATGCAAATCAGCTCTAGAAAGcatgcattcatttttaacaGCCAACGCATGCTGTCCCCCCCATCTATGGAACATTACACGTGTGCATTGGTCTATATCACTATACTTTTTATTGTTAGCGTTTGAGAAACATTGTTGTTGGCAAATTAATTCAAGTTGCATTTAGAAAACTAAGAAAACAGACCATAGGGCATCTTGTGATCACAATCTTAGTCTCAGCAATATTTATGGGAAATTTAGTTCCAAGATGAAGGAACATGATAAATGTATCTGCTGGTGTAATCAATAGCCAGCACGAATGATCTGTACAGTTCCATAGTTCCCTCCATCTGTAAGGAATGATGAAAGATTCCtctgaaaacaaacagtaagtgtgtctgtctctctcttacacacacacacacacacacacacacacacacaNNNNNNNNNNcacacacacacacacacacacacacacacacacacacaaacaataccCATATGGGATCAGCAGATGCTTGGCAAGGAGTGAAATGGCTATGTTAGATAGCATATGCTCTATGGTGCCTCTCTATGTCAGGGAATTATTTCTGACAAGTCCTGTAAACATTACggaaaatacaagaaaattGAAATGTTGGTGCCTAAACCACACTGTCTTCAAAGCCCAAATATTCCATGTTTTAGCGCATCATCAATGTAACACATTGCGtaacacattcatttttgtcGGTGAATTCATCAAGGCGCCTGCCAACACATCAAACATTAGCAAGCTACTTAAAGTACCCACTACTTGCATTCTTACCAATTCACATTATCTCACTGTGACAATGGTAATAAAGTCCATACCTCATGACATTGCCTTGAGAAACACCCATAAGTAGTGAATCCCCCCCCATAACACCACCCAAAGGGGAAATCGATGCATCTTAATGAGACATCATTAGTGGCTCTGTAAAGGGGAACAATTTTAATGGAAACAGCTCTGTCTCACCTCAGAACGAGTGATAACACAGGAAGCTACTGACCACTCTTCTGCCCTTTTCAAATAGCATTGAAGAGCATCTACTGTACCCCCCACAATTAAGACTTTTACTTCATAGACATGTAGTCATTCTCCCCATCAGTGGTAATTGTTTTCAGGGGAAGAGGTGAACTCCTTAAGGAGgacagggattttttttttttatatgaaccTGTTGAAAATAGAATCGATGATCCATGCTGAACCTGTACGGCTTTGGTTTGGTTAAGCATTAAATGGCTGGAGTCTGAATTGAAACGCCTCCGGGATTATATACACAACCACCAGCTCTTGAATGCTAATTTGCTCTGTAGAGGCTGCCTTTCATGACTTATCTGCTTCTGCCATTGCTGCAATGATGGCTTATGGGATGACTGAATacaaatacagatacagatatgtGTGAGTAAATTGCAAGTTGCTTTGCTTCAACATTGGTTGTCAGTGTGTATGCATTGTAAACAAGCATTGCAATGATATCAATTGAAACAGCTAAGACCATGCAATTTGGGGTAATAAGTCCGCTCAATGTTgactttgctttagtctgaatatacaatgtgataaaaaaaacgtttttataCCACGTGCTGACTACATGAAATTGTCAATTAACCAACAGCAGGTATATAATTGCTCTTACTACTTTAAAAGTAATCAATAAACACTTGCAGTCAATTTTAATTTACAAGTGAGTTGccagagtttttattttatgttgatgCCATTAtgttgataggacagctgaagacaggaagGGGGACAGAGGGGggattgacatgcagcaaagagccgcatgtcagagtcaaacctgggccacTGTGAATaagcaacatgacatcatgactttgcgtaaacatAAACACTGATAATGGTGGACACATTGGCGGGTCATACACACGCCATTTCATGAGGTTAGTTTGGATGAGGTGTAAACCTCTAtttgagctatctgggtgccagAGTCTCAAGAGTTTTAAGTCCTTTCTAAAATCACAGTGATCAGGTCACGTTAGGCCAAAAGTCATGAACCCTTGGGGTCCAAACAAGTCATGCTGTTCTCTTGATTACTGTCACTGTCATGTGAAACAAATTGGTGTCGGACAAGTCCCTTAGGACTGCCCACAAGCCAAGATTCACcacttatatacatatatgtgtgtgtatatatatgataaCAAGTATAATACGTATCATTTTTTCTGGAAATATTAAACTAcatgtgaaagaaaagaatgcattttcaggtttatttctttattttacttaCCAGTCGCCAGGGCTCCCAGTCACAAAGTGTTTCGACGTTTTTCAGACTTGAATCCAAAAGCACAAACTAAGCTCATAAGATGCGCTTTGGTTAATAAAGATGATGAAGGAAGCTAAGAAAGCAAGCCTCTTTATTAGCCCAATTTTTATCTGCTGAGTGTTGGGATAGGAATATCCATAGCTGCAGCTCTGTAGGTTGGAGGACACCAGGTTTGATGACTCGCTGTACAGCACATCCTCAGTTGTAGGATGTGAAATGACTGGACATATATGTCAATAGTTATGTTGTAGGGATGGTGAACATGGGTCAGTGTGGGGGAAAATGTTTACAATGCATATGACAACCCTGAGACAACCATGGAGACTGAATATTTCACAGGATGATTTATAACATGACATGTGGAGGTAGGGGGTTTCAAAGATGTGGCAAAAAAATTGAACGTGGAAATATGGAACTAGAAGGACATAGTATTTCTGCAGACTTGATAGATGAATCTAACAGCTTTGTCTATAATGTAGGCAAAGGGAAGGGACCTGGTATGTAAGATGGAGGAAAGTAGAGAAATGTCCTGATCTGTGGAAAAAGGACagaataaaattactctagAGAGTGGTCCTCATTTTTAAGTTATGGCAATTTCACATCAATCCTGGCCCAAGCTGGAAAACATGAGATGGCGCTGTTCTACATTACAGTGTTTTTTCAGAATGAGGGTTTCATTTACCCAAAAAGGCAAAATGTGTATCAAAGTGTTGGGCCCATGAGCTAACCAATCTAAGGCTATGATAAGTTAACATGATCGGAATAGAACAGAACAGAATAAACTGACCTAGCAATGACACAAAGTCACCAAACAAACTAAAGGGCAACACAAAATGGCTGATTGGATCGCTGGGGTATCACAAAGACAACACTGCCAACTTAACTTCAAATATAACAAAACCGGAAAATCAATCCATCAGTATGAATATGTTAGCaatcaaccaaaacaaaataactaacAAACTAATATACTCTGAAGATATAAACTCAAACTTCTCTCATGTAGCAATCCCTAAACTCGAAATCCCTATCTCCCCCATGCTGTGGCTTCCTTGGTACATTCCAATTGGCCACTTCCTGTATTTAAGAGCTCTGATGGAGGAGGTGCATTTTTTGCTCTGATGTCCCCCCAGCAGGAGCaaccagcagcaacaacaacttcAGCGCTAGTATGCcatattaacatgcattacaaAAACTTGAGGCAaacttattaaaaaacaaactaagatGTGACTGTACATATTTAAACTGAAAGGGAGTCTACAAATATAAATCAATAGACTGCCAACAATGCAAAACAAActatgagtgtatgtgtgtgtgtgtgtgtgtgtgtgtgtgatgtgtgaatTATACATATGTGTCATCATTTATCTGCATACGGTCAGGGGAGGATTCAATAATGGGGAAAATGAACTATTTACTGTAGCAATCATATCTAGCATATCACAGCAGGTTATATTCTGGACTTTCACTTTCAATGTTGTGTTGATTGGTGACTTTGCTTTTAAGCTGTTTATGCTTTTGTCAAAGGTGCTAGTTTCCTTCACGTTCAAATGCACACATTTTAATCATTATACTGGAAATGAGCTAAACACACAAaagggtttatttttcaaacagtaTTGATAActgacaagaagaagaaaacccatccatttgtagaagcacATAATTGATGCCTGCCTCAGGATACTTCTTCAGAAATTGCTGGGCCTCATCTTTTTGTGGTCAATAAGTCAGGTCTcggtgtgtataaatatatccTCGTTTTATCTTTAGaaacaaacaaagggaaaaaataaaatgaaaaaatagggCATGTTGGTTTGTAGTCACCATCACTTTTAATACTGAACACAACGAAAAATAAATCTCTCCAACGGAAAATTAGATATTATTAATCAGAGATCTTGGAGTTTGTATTAAGCTTATCAGCTTAACTTCATTTTCATTCTTTCTCATTTTCCTCTCCCCCATCTCTTCTCCATAGGCTCTGCTCTGCGGCGTCGCTGGCTAGTGGTCCAACTCCTGATGCAGGTGTGGCTGGCGGCGAATCCATCTTTGAGTGAGCGCCCGTGCCCCAAGAGCTGTCGCTGTGATGGAAAAATTGTGTACTGTGAGTCAAGCGCCTTTCGCGATGTCCCCAAGAACCTCTCAGGAGGCTGTGAAGGCCTGTCTTTACGGTACAACAGTCTCGCCAGTCTTCGCGCAGGCCAGTTTGTAGGACTCAACCACCTCATCTGGCTTTACTTGGACCACAATTACATTGCCTCTGTGGATGGAATGGCCTTTCAGGGGGTCCGCAGACTCAAAGAGCTGATCCTAAGTTCCAACAAGATCACGTCGCTTCACAATACCACATTCCACCCTGTCCCTAATTTGCGTAATCTGGACCTGTCGTACAACAAACTGCAGGCCTTGCAGCCGGGGCAGTTCCAGGGCCTAAGGAAGCTTCTCAGCCTTCACATACGTTCAAACTCTCTAAAAACCGTCCCAATGCGTCTGTTCCAAGATTGCAGAAATCTTGAGTTCCTTGATCTGGGTTACAACCGCCTGCGCAGTATCACTCGGAATGCATTTTCGGGCCTAGTAAAGCTCACTGAACTGCATCTGGAGCATAACCAGTTCTCAAAAATCAATTTCTCTCACTTCCCACGCCTCTACAATCTGCGGGCACTTTACCTGCAGTGGAACCGCATTCGCTCAATGAACCAGGGCctgacctggacctgggcctcCATCCAGAAACTGGATCTGTCTGGAAATGATCTGATGGAAGTGGATGCTGTAGTTTACCAATGCCTACCCAACCTGCAGACCCTCAATCTGGACTCCAACAAGCTAAACAATGTCTCCCAGGAGGTGGTTGATGCCTGGATATCTTTGACTACGATTAGCTTAGCTGGTAATGTATGGGACTGTGGCCCTGCCATCTGTCCTCTGGTGGCCTGGCTAAGAAAATTCAGAGGGGCAAAGGAAACCACCATGATCTGCGCCTCCCCTAAGAAAGCCCAGGGTGAGAAAGTGATGGATGCTGTCGAGGCTTTTGGTGTTTGCCAATCAAACCCATCGACAACCCTGACTGTGAGTATTCCTCCAAGCCCATCCAGCGTCCCTGTGCAGAGCGAACGCCACCCAGCAACTCTGGCTTTACCTACCGGTTCTGGAAAGAAAGGAGAGGGGTCTATCAGAGGCCCCACTTTGTCAGTTGTTACCCCACCTGTGGCACTTCCCCCAGAGCAAGACTTGGAGCCTGTGTCCTTCCATAAGATTGTGGCTGGAAGTGTTGCCCTTTTTCTATCTGTCGCGATGATCTTGTTGGTAATCTACGTGTCTTGGAAGCGCTATCCTAGCAGTGTCAAGCAGCTGCAGGAGCATTCGGCAGCAGCCCGCAAACGCCGCAAGAAAGCTAGAGAGACGGAGCGCACCCTGAGCTCTCCACTACAGGAGTACTATGTGGACTACAAGCCCACCAATTCTGAGGCCATGGACGTGCTTGTGAATGGGACCGGACCCTGCACCTATACCATCTCAGGCTCCCGAGAATGCGAGGTATGACCCACACCACCGCCACTCCTCCTAAACAAAACTCTGTCCACAGCGAGGCGACCAGAGGTAATTATTTACTCTGCTCTGAGACATGATAAATCTGCTACTTGATTACTTAGCCTTACACAGCAGTTTATGTAAACACTGCGTACACATTATTACAGAAGTGGTTTTAGCATCACTTGAGAATAACAAGATATCCCTTGTTTTCATATGGGCGTTTGTTTATTCGCTTAAACTTTAATCTCTGCTGAGATGCAAATGTTGGTTTGTCACAACGTGTGAAGTCATTCAGATAAATGAGATTGATTGCATTTCCTCTTCTTTAGCCTAAGATATGCTTTTTTGTAAAGAGTCATGTGGGCTTGTTAACATAGTTGCTTGCTTTTGGGTACCACAGgctttttgatttgtgtgtttgctcTACTACTATTCATACTTTGATGAGCGGTATTGTGTAGGGACAATGGCTGAATGGTGGGCAGATTCACTTCTGAACACTGGATGAGAATGCTAACAAATCTTGCCACTGAATTGAGTTTCCCCACAGCTTCACACTTTTTCTTGAAATAGCTATGACTCAAGATGGCTGGAAATTACTTAGTGTTAACAGAACACCCTTTGTgaatgttttctttccttttcacaCTGACTTGCTGAAGTTACTCACTTGTTTATACGCTGGCTTAATTGATTAGTCACACAAACCGAAATGCATACTTACACTGGCTTTCCACACTTTAACTCACACAGGGGAAGAACCATTTTTTggtgacatgcacacacagagaagaagtAGTGTTTGATAGTCCTGAAAGGAGTGGGAATCCTTTGAAATGTTTCATACACTGGCAAGTGAATTTCTTCAAAACAGTGTTTTCAGACTACAGCAATGTGGGAATACTATCTTTCTCCTTTTGCTTTCAGCTGCTACACTCTTGTGTACCTGACAAACTGTACCATTCTTGGTTACAGCTTTTTATTCTACTGCTGAGTTTTTCAAGCTATAGCTCAACAAAGCTGTAGAAAGGTATTTCTTAAAACTGATTAGCCGGCCCAGTTGTAACAGGGGGCTAAGGAAGGGCTAAGCCCAGCTGGAAGATCATTTAGCCCACCCTCTGATGCTGTAAACCAAGCGGTGTAAGACATATTTCGGTTCAGCTCACCATGTGTTTTCACATCACAAGCCCACTCATACTCtagtttctggatttttttctgcatttccaTGGCAGGGATTTCTGGCAGG from Etheostoma spectabile isolate EspeVRDwgs_2016 chromosome 16, UIUC_Espe_1.0, whole genome shotgun sequence encodes:
- the LOC116704094 gene encoding leucine-rich repeat transmembrane neuronal protein 4, whose amino-acid sequence is MGSALRRRWLVVQLLMQVWLAANPSLSERPCPKSCRCDGKIVYCESSAFRDVPKNLSGGCEGLSLRYNSLASLRAGQFVGLNHLIWLYLDHNYIASVDGMAFQGVRRLKELILSSNKITSLHNTTFHPVPNLRNLDLSYNKLQALQPGQFQGLRKLLSLHIRSNSLKTVPMRLFQDCRNLEFLDLGYNRLRSITRNAFSGLVKLTELHLEHNQFSKINFSHFPRLYNLRALYLQWNRIRSMNQGLTWTWASIQKLDLSGNDLMEVDAVVYQCLPNLQTLNLDSNKLNNVSQEVVDAWISLTTISLAGNVWDCGPAICPLVAWLRKFRGAKETTMICASPKKAQGEKVMDAVEAFGVCQSNPSTTLTVSIPPSPSSVPVQSERHPATLALPTGSGKKGEGSIRGPTLSVVTPPVALPPEQDLEPVSFHKIVAGSVALFLSVAMILLVIYVSWKRYPSSVKQLQEHSAAARKRRKKARETERTLSSPLQEYYVDYKPTNSEAMDVLVNGTGPCTYTISGSRECEVPHQLGALTFYRYEQPIVDYCQAHQPLRLNMGYEGPPQRMEGLEDLGPCDRGTIQTVALPAVPSATIMGAPAPGPRSPPPPLRPPTEGPSSGPFPPAERTGTLKFGR